A single genomic interval of Arthrobacter globiformis harbors:
- a CDS encoding GntP family permease, protein MTIEGWTQTLGAGPLLLIAAAAIGVLLFLIIRLRMHALLALIVVSLATAFATGIPANQVVPVLINGFGTTLGTVALLVGLGAMLGRIVETSGGAKVLADYLIGIFGEKRAPFALGLASLIFGFPIFFDAGLVVMLPVVFAVAHRLGGGVLRYGLPAAGAFSVMHIFLPPHPGPVSASAFFEANVGLVTIAGLLTAIPTWYVTAYLYGLWTGKKLQLPVPELLGHATAEAESHPPRFRTIIGLLLLPLVLIFINTGLNTFSASGVLPADVKDAQWFQLLRALGETPVALLISVLVAMFVLGAKRGVHNGALEKLLETSLGPVCSVILITGAGGMFGGVLRTSGIGDALADVLGSIGIPLIFAGFLIAAILRIAQGSATVALTTTAGLIAPGVATAGLNGMQIAALVIAVAAGSVVVSHVNDSGFWLVGRFFGMDVKTTLKTWTVMETLIGVMGFAIAATIFGVAGLAG, encoded by the coding sequence ATGACCATCGAAGGATGGACACAAACGCTGGGCGCAGGACCGCTGCTGCTCATCGCGGCCGCGGCGATCGGCGTCCTGCTGTTCCTGATCATCAGGCTGCGCATGCACGCGTTGCTTGCGCTGATCGTGGTCAGCCTCGCCACCGCTTTCGCCACCGGCATCCCCGCCAACCAGGTGGTGCCCGTCCTCATCAACGGTTTCGGGACGACCCTCGGAACCGTGGCGCTCCTCGTCGGCCTGGGCGCCATGCTGGGCCGCATCGTCGAAACCAGCGGCGGCGCGAAGGTGCTGGCCGACTACCTGATCGGCATCTTCGGTGAAAAGCGGGCCCCGTTCGCACTGGGCCTCGCCTCCCTGATCTTCGGCTTCCCGATCTTCTTCGACGCCGGCCTCGTTGTCATGCTTCCCGTGGTCTTCGCCGTGGCCCACCGCCTGGGCGGGGGAGTGCTGCGCTATGGCCTCCCGGCTGCCGGGGCGTTCTCCGTGATGCACATCTTCCTGCCGCCGCACCCGGGCCCCGTCTCGGCGTCGGCCTTCTTCGAAGCGAACGTCGGCCTGGTGACCATTGCCGGTCTCCTCACCGCCATCCCCACCTGGTACGTCACCGCCTACCTTTACGGCCTGTGGACCGGCAAGAAACTGCAACTTCCGGTTCCGGAGCTCCTCGGCCACGCCACCGCAGAAGCCGAATCCCACCCGCCGCGCTTCCGCACCATCATCGGGCTGCTGCTCCTGCCGCTCGTCCTGATCTTCATCAACACGGGCCTGAACACCTTCTCCGCCTCCGGCGTGCTGCCGGCGGACGTCAAGGACGCACAGTGGTTCCAGCTGCTGCGCGCGCTCGGCGAAACCCCGGTGGCGCTGCTCATCTCCGTCCTCGTGGCGATGTTCGTCCTCGGCGCCAAACGCGGCGTCCACAACGGCGCCCTGGAGAAGCTGCTCGAGACCTCGCTGGGCCCGGTCTGCTCCGTCATCCTCATCACCGGCGCCGGCGGCATGTTCGGCGGCGTGCTGCGCACCTCCGGCATTGGCGACGCCCTGGCAGACGTGCTGGGCAGCATCGGCATCCCGCTCATCTTCGCGGGCTTCCTGATCGCCGCCATCCTGCGCATCGCCCAGGGCTCCGCTACCGTGGCCCTCACCACCACGGCCGGCCTCATTGCTCCGGGTGTTGCCACGGCCGGACTGAACGGCATGCAGATCGCCGCGCTCGTCATCGCCGTGGCCGCCGGTTCAGTGGTGGTCTCCCACGTCAACGACTCCGGCTTCTGGCTGGTGGGCCGCTTCTTCGGCATGGACGTCAAGACCACACTGAAGACCTGGACCGTCATGGAAACCCTGATCGGTGTCATGGGCTTCGCCATCGCTGCCACCATCTTCGGCGTCGCCGGGCTGGCGGGCTAG
- a CDS encoding gluconokinase translates to MQYPATHLVVMGVAGSGKSTIAAALSKHLGWASAEADEFHPQSNIDKMSQGIPLQDEDRWPWLQQIQNWMTEQARAGQSTVLTCSALKQSYRKLLAEAEGRVLFLHLHGEADLLSRRMQGREGHFMPPTLLPSQLATLEPLTAEELEAGSLRLDITRSPEELLTEILAALKLPSNQEPSAQ, encoded by the coding sequence ATGCAGTATCCAGCCACGCATCTGGTGGTGATGGGCGTTGCCGGTTCGGGCAAGTCCACGATAGCCGCGGCCCTGTCCAAGCACCTCGGCTGGGCATCCGCAGAGGCGGACGAGTTCCACCCGCAGTCCAACATCGACAAGATGAGCCAGGGCATCCCGCTGCAGGACGAGGACCGCTGGCCCTGGCTGCAGCAGATCCAGAACTGGATGACTGAGCAGGCGCGTGCCGGCCAAAGCACCGTGCTCACCTGCTCTGCGCTCAAGCAGAGCTACCGCAAGCTGCTGGCCGAAGCCGAAGGCCGCGTCCTCTTCCTCCACCTGCACGGCGAGGCCGACCTGCTCAGCCGGCGCATGCAGGGACGCGAGGGGCACTTCATGCCGCCCACGCTCCTGCCCAGCCAGCTGGCCACCCTGGAACCGCTGACCGCCGAAGAGCTTGAGGCCGGAAGCCTTCGCCTGGACATCACCCGCTCCCCGGAGGAACTCCTGACGGAGATTCTGGCTGCCCTCAAGCTCCCGTCCAACCAGGAGCCCAGCGCCCAATAG